The following coding sequences are from one Aliarcobacter skirrowii CCUG 10374 window:
- a CDS encoding FliM/FliN family flagellar motor switch protein — protein sequence MASDLSQVFKNELTNTLEQLLGKKAKVEGIKKLDDLLESSFIECDVKVEFKDIKSGITFFIPASSATKFEYLMLGGMGDLKQDIDDETTDAVNEIISNISGSFATASNAQGLADISGVKVEIKSIKVVDAAVLKDKELYKFDTTLDGEQNPVILYFDKIISPFFSSITGAKEPMKSSPVAVETPVVAQSSKSMQSISNPSKNLELLYHVKLKLSVRLGSKIVLLKDILRWDVGEIIELEQMVNEPLEILINGVKIGEGEAVIVEGKFGIKIRRIVNEDLQLDKIGL from the coding sequence TTGGCATCAGATTTATCACAAGTATTTAAAAATGAACTTACAAATACATTAGAGCAACTTTTAGGAAAAAAAGCTAAAGTTGAGGGAATAAAAAAGTTAGATGATCTTTTAGAGTCATCGTTTATTGAGTGTGATGTAAAGGTTGAATTTAAAGATATAAAAAGTGGAATTACATTTTTTATCCCAGCTTCTAGCGCTACTAAATTTGAATATCTTATGCTAGGCGGAATGGGAGATTTAAAACAAGATATAGATGATGAGACTACTGATGCTGTAAATGAGATAATCTCAAATATCTCTGGAAGTTTTGCAACGGCATCAAATGCTCAAGGTTTAGCTGATATATCTGGAGTTAAAGTTGAAATAAAAAGTATAAAAGTAGTTGATGCTGCTGTTTTAAAAGATAAAGAGTTATATAAATTTGATACAACTTTAGATGGTGAGCAAAATCCAGTTATTTTATATTTTGATAAAATAATATCTCCATTTTTCTCTTCAATAACAGGTGCAAAAGAGCCAATGAAAAGCTCACCAGTAGCAGTTGAAACTCCAGTTGTTGCACAAAGCTCTAAATCTATGCAATCCATATCAAATCCTTCTAAAAATTTAGAACTCTTATACCATGTTAAATTAAAATTAAGTGTTAGATTAGGATCAAAAATAGTTTTATTAAAAGATATTTTAAGATGGGATGTTGGTGAGATAATTGAGCTTGAGCAGATGGTAAATGAACCTTTAGAGATTTTAATAAATGGTGTAAAAATTGGAGAAGGTGAAGCTGTTATTGTTGAAGGAAAATTTGGTATTAAGATAAGAAGAATAGTAAATGAAGATTTGCAACTAGATAAAATAGGACTCTAA
- a CDS encoding flagellin, which produces MEIGRTAQIDLAKENYALKSKEVSNIDEKEKVIEDEEYKKNLPIDPNSKLNEVILDNIQFGYNKDSQDFFVKVTRGSIENKYPTEDMMKIKAFLLEELQRTLKN; this is translated from the coding sequence ATGGAGATAGGACGAACTGCACAAATTGATTTAGCAAAAGAGAATTATGCTTTAAAATCAAAAGAGGTTAGCAATATTGATGAAAAAGAAAAAGTTATAGAAGATGAAGAGTATAAAAAAAACCTACCTATTGATCCAAACAGTAAACTAAATGAAGTTATATTAGATAATATACAGTTTGGCTATAATAAAGATTCGCAAGATTTTTTTGTAAAAGTTACAAGAGGTAGCATTGAAAATAAATATCCAACTGAAGATATGATGAAGATAAAAGCTTTTTTACTTGAAGAGCTTCAAAGAACATTAAAAAATTAA
- a CDS encoding flagellar hook-basal body complex protein, whose product MIGALWTGISGLSAHQKALDNESNNIANVNTVGYKAGRISFADQIYQGQIGKGSYVQDAEKIFVTGGSKVTGVDYDVALQGDGFFTVINKNTLGTAETFYTRAGNFRMGENGTLQNPDGFEIQGWAMSSIDQKNDVVSTNQNASRFTDDYIKTMGNSIIRHKDFIETIAAKATNYNETAKSDPVTVFSGAGGKTKAAKLKDIDMALSNYNQILQKYQEDPNVPSKGSTAQISQVNFKTGTPPTSIIGQEGDMIEVIINGNTYTQKFVVTKTTPNWRSELWNSLTLSPINERELYDLKDPSQIDIMPTATEAERSAKDQEIAKYDRLAGKIETYKAMADQISNKESGVVAYLAKDRLNPTSDVLNPNGMYEESTNLADMLRGVVQIKGLIPGKEFKISQVAEYSGENTNFSVKGTFQTTATATQGTGKQALEDARDALSKLVTGNQRSVYSVQDLYGAADNKTFSFSINIFDKDLGYVIPVPNDGAVPPQAVPIEIGNVESGDINSIVDAINNTRTSSGPQLGDYVIAKNINGHLVIETNEQNYDVEFDARLATDPTVDLNALVNEATYTYDIKVGNSTISTPFTTTTPIDQNAIYTAIAGNIATYNAANPGRELVISPMNAGIFTVTAADGERIEGDLRLTVGSTNPPTSTPSSNAGTNTVLEQGTLTIGAVADSTTYSISINGTAYSYTTGVGYTGTQADIRNQILAQIQNDPALAGLVTATSSGADGISIVQKRVVDTSNTATDLNISATNGVYVASPSYNAGTPEERVFDIDFTAPKSRSEFVLNLMGTEIKVTSSESETEATLATKLQAELDKQPNLRNRYEVVFSAGDVVLREKAGASGFTGFAGTLPTLTINDLAVPVWDLKEGFIEVNSDYSGNKGAGGEFMEITTRVDQTSTQESLQLRLDLLNISDSKFGAFKIDSTGLVTITDGGVEYAVGQVSIARFTNNRGLEAVGGNNFKATQESGNVIYSTNNNNTDGVMGQALEISKADLSESLVNLMVFQRAFEANAKSITTSDELLSTLINLKR is encoded by the coding sequence ATGATAGGCGCATTATGGACTGGAATATCAGGATTATCAGCACATCAAAAAGCTTTAGATAATGAATCAAATAATATAGCAAACGTTAATACAGTTGGTTATAAAGCGGGAAGAATCTCTTTTGCAGATCAAATTTACCAAGGACAAATTGGGAAAGGGTCATATGTTCAAGATGCAGAGAAGATTTTCGTAACAGGTGGTTCAAAAGTTACTGGAGTGGATTATGATGTTGCACTTCAAGGTGATGGATTTTTCACTGTAATAAATAAAAATACTCTTGGAACTGCAGAGACATTCTATACAAGAGCTGGAAACTTCAGAATGGGAGAGAATGGAACTTTACAAAACCCAGATGGATTTGAGATTCAAGGTTGGGCTATGAGCTCAATAGATCAAAAAAATGATGTAGTTAGTACAAATCAAAATGCTTCAAGATTTACTGATGACTATATCAAAACTATGGGAAATTCAATAATAAGACATAAAGATTTTATTGAAACAATTGCTGCTAAAGCTACAAATTATAATGAAACAGCAAAATCAGATCCAGTAACTGTATTTAGTGGAGCTGGTGGTAAAACAAAAGCAGCAAAATTAAAAGATATTGATATGGCACTTTCAAACTATAATCAAATCTTACAAAAATATCAAGAAGATCCAAATGTTCCATCAAAAGGTTCAACTGCACAAATATCTCAAGTAAACTTTAAAACAGGAACTCCTCCTACTTCTATTATTGGGCAAGAAGGAGATATGATTGAAGTTATTATAAATGGAAATACATATACTCAGAAATTTGTTGTAACAAAAACAACACCAAATTGGAGATCAGAGCTTTGGAACTCTCTTACTTTATCGCCTATAAATGAAAGAGAACTTTATGATTTAAAAGATCCATCTCAAATAGATATCATGCCAACAGCTACAGAAGCTGAAAGATCAGCAAAAGATCAAGAGATAGCAAAATATGATAGATTAGCTGGAAAAATAGAGACTTATAAAGCAATGGCTGATCAAATATCTAATAAAGAGTCAGGAGTTGTTGCCTATTTAGCAAAAGATAGATTAAATCCAACAAGTGATGTTTTAAATCCAAACGGAATGTATGAGGAGAGCACTAACTTAGCTGATATGTTAAGAGGAGTTGTTCAAATTAAGGGTCTAATTCCTGGAAAAGAGTTTAAAATATCTCAAGTAGCAGAGTATTCAGGTGAAAATACAAACTTCTCAGTAAAAGGAACTTTCCAAACAACAGCAACAGCAACTCAAGGAACTGGAAAACAAGCACTTGAAGATGCTAGAGATGCTCTTTCAAAACTTGTTACTGGAAATCAAAGAAGTGTTTATTCAGTTCAAGATTTATATGGAGCTGCTGATAATAAAACTTTCTCATTTAGTATAAATATTTTTGATAAAGATTTAGGTTATGTAATTCCAGTACCAAATGATGGAGCTGTTCCTCCACAAGCTGTTCCAATTGAAATTGGAAATGTAGAGAGTGGAGATATAAATAGTATAGTAGATGCAATAAACAATACAAGAACATCTTCAGGTCCTCAATTAGGTGATTATGTGATTGCAAAAAATATAAATGGTCATCTTGTTATTGAAACAAATGAACAAAATTATGATGTTGAGTTTGATGCAAGATTAGCAACTGATCCAACAGTTGATTTAAATGCTTTGGTAAATGAAGCTACATATACTTATGATATTAAAGTAGGAAACTCAACTATTTCAACACCATTTACAACAACAACACCAATAGATCAAAATGCTATTTATACAGCAATCGCAGGAAATATTGCAACATATAATGCTGCAAATCCAGGAAGAGAGTTAGTAATTAGTCCTATGAATGCTGGTATTTTTACTGTAACAGCTGCTGATGGAGAGAGAATTGAAGGTGATTTAAGACTTACAGTTGGAAGTACAAATCCACCAACATCTACTCCTTCTTCAAATGCTGGAACTAATACAGTTTTAGAGCAAGGGACATTGACTATTGGTGCAGTTGCTGACTCTACAACATACTCTATTTCAATAAATGGTACAGCATACTCATATACAACAGGAGTTGGATATACAGGAACTCAAGCTGATATTAGAAATCAAATTTTAGCTCAAATACAAAATGATCCAGCACTAGCTGGTTTAGTAACAGCAACTTCTAGTGGAGCAGATGGAATTAGTATAGTTCAAAAAAGAGTTGTGGATACTTCTAATACAGCAACAGATTTAAATATAAGTGCTACAAATGGTGTTTATGTAGCTTCTCCATCTTATAATGCTGGTACACCAGAAGAGAGAGTTTTTGATATTGATTTTACAGCACCAAAATCAAGATCTGAGTTTGTATTAAACCTTATGGGAACAGAGATAAAAGTAACTTCTAGTGAATCAGAAACAGAAGCAACTTTAGCAACAAAATTACAAGCAGAGCTTGATAAACAACCAAATCTAAGAAATAGATATGAAGTAGTATTTAGTGCAGGAGATGTGGTATTAAGAGAGAAAGCAGGTGCTTCAGGATTTACAGGATTTGCTGGAACTTTACCTACTTTAACAATTAATGATTTAGCTGTTCCTGTATGGGATTTGAAAGAAGGATTTATAGAAGTAAATAGTGATTATTCTGGAAACAAAGGTGCAGGTGGAGAGTTTATGGAGATTACAACAAGAGTTGATCAAACTTCAACTCAAGAGAGTCTTCAATTAAGATTAGACCTTTTAAATATTTCAGATAGTAAATTTGGTGCATTTAAAATTGATAGTACAGGATTGGTAACTATCACTGATGGTGGAGTTGAATATGCTGTTGGGCAAGTTTCAATTGCTAGATTTACAAACAATAGAGGACTTGAGGCTGTTGGTGGTAATAATTTCAAAGCAACACAAGAGTCTGGAAATGTAATTTATAGTACAAATAATAACAACACAGATGGTGTAATGGGACAAGCATTGGAGATTAGTAAAGCAGATTTAAGTGAAAGCTTAGTAAATTTAATGGTATTTCAAAGAGCGTTTGAAGCAAATGCAAAATCTATTACAACTTCAGATGAGCTATTAAGTACACTGATTAACCTAAAAAGATAA
- a CDS encoding flagellar hook-basal body complex protein — protein sequence MIGSLWNGMSGIWQQDKGISIESNNIGNANTVGHKKDEISFSDLLYSQSGVGKGVQVQSISKSFTQGQIVGTGVGVDVAIEGKGFFVVKNRQDDSISYTRAGNLVEAKDGFLVTQEDYKIQGLVPQERLTSSTNPNLNIFTDDFGVSIISRNISDGNGTIYNINAKATDYVSSAKNDSIQKDADGFKTAQDKIDDIKLLIVNYSEKLASYQNNQSQNSIASQNQISQIDFSKQRWDLKSEGNVLSFNIDGRAYKVEFDKDINIDESKMEELYDFLSQDGRNLYNLTDPNQIQSQEDIDNMPVTTPEEIALKDVAQTRRDNQIRNYVDAYSLVNATKELANKISSTTGYSASVKNGMIDIENLVSGKAFKISDIEANSEKLNPNTMQEAVEGSGLAMVESAKNSLMNALQRADAQFLEITNVMNYGDLTSYGVSDISVNLAALGISDSSLVDVSISDDGFVYATNGGHKFLVGRLSTVAFRNEQGLEAQGGNLYKATEYSGDAFNADSMNTIRGGSLERANIDYGSTLTSLMVYQKAFEANSKSITTSDEFLKTAIEMKR from the coding sequence GTGATAGGTTCATTATGGAATGGAATGTCTGGTATTTGGCAACAAGATAAAGGAATTTCTATTGAATCTAACAATATAGGAAATGCAAATACAGTTGGACACAAAAAAGATGAGATAAGTTTTTCAGATCTTCTTTATTCACAAAGTGGTGTTGGAAAAGGGGTTCAGGTTCAAAGTATTTCAAAAAGTTTTACTCAAGGTCAAATAGTTGGAACTGGAGTTGGAGTTGATGTTGCTATTGAAGGAAAAGGTTTTTTTGTAGTAAAAAATAGACAAGATGATTCTATTTCATATACAAGAGCTGGAAATTTAGTAGAGGCAAAAGATGGATTTTTGGTTACGCAAGAAGATTATAAAATTCAAGGACTTGTTCCACAAGAAAGATTAACAAGCTCAACAAACCCTAATTTAAATATATTTACAGATGATTTTGGAGTAAGTATTATTTCTAGAAATATAAGCGATGGAAATGGGACAATTTATAATATAAATGCTAAAGCTACAGATTATGTAAGTAGTGCAAAAAATGACTCTATACAGAAAGATGCAGATGGTTTTAAAACAGCACAAGATAAAATAGATGATATAAAACTTTTAATTGTAAATTACAGTGAAAAATTAGCTTCTTATCAAAATAATCAATCACAAAATAGCATAGCTTCACAAAATCAAATCTCTCAAATTGATTTTTCAAAGCAAAGATGGGATTTAAAAAGTGAAGGCAATGTTTTAAGTTTTAATATAGATGGAAGAGCATATAAAGTTGAATTTGATAAAGATATTAATATAGATGAAAGTAAGATGGAAGAGTTATATGATTTTTTAAGCCAAGATGGCAGAAATTTATATAATCTTACAGATCCAAATCAGATTCAATCTCAAGAAGATATAGATAATATGCCAGTTACAACACCCGAAGAGATAGCTTTAAAAGATGTTGCTCAAACAAGAAGAGATAATCAAATAAGAAATTATGTTGATGCTTATTCCCTTGTAAATGCTACAAAAGAGTTAGCAAATAAAATATCCTCAACAACGGGTTATAGTGCAAGTGTAAAAAATGGAATGATAGATATTGAAAATTTGGTTTCAGGTAAAGCTTTTAAAATTAGTGACATAGAGGCTAATAGTGAGAAATTAAATCCAAATACTATGCAAGAAGCAGTTGAAGGTAGTGGATTAGCAATGGTTGAAAGTGCTAAAAACTCTTTAATGAATGCATTACAAAGAGCTGATGCCCAATTTTTAGAGATAACAAATGTTATGAATTATGGGGATTTAACAAGCTATGGAGTTAGTGATATTAGTGTAAATTTAGCTGCTCTTGGAATATCAGATAGTAGTTTAGTTGATGTATCAATAAGTGATGATGGTTTTGTTTATGCTACAAATGGTGGTCATAAATTTTTAGTTGGAAGACTTAGCACTGTTGCTTTTAGAAATGAACAAGGCTTAGAAGCACAAGGTGGAAATTTATATAAAGCAACTGAGTATAGTGGAGATGCTTTTAACGCAGACTCTATGAATACAATAAGAGGTGGCTCTCTTGAAAGAGCAAATATTGATTATGGTTCAACTTTAACTTCTTTAATGGTATATCAAAAAGCATTTGAAGCAAATTCAAAATCTATAACAACATCAGATGAGTTTTTAAAAACAGCAATTGAGATGAAAAGATAG
- a CDS encoding flagellar hook assembly protein FlgD, whose amino-acid sequence MADGMTVNSTTDSYGNQYTQSITNDQLTTNDFLKLMIEELKLQDPTKPMDSAKMLSTQMQMSTLNANMEMIKSLQAIQTAFNQNSLSTATGIIGKNIENGSVNEDGALRAFAVDSIEIVDGEIMVQASEWQYLYNGIALKDGEEYKAANYDEEGNLYDHEGNKTGQTIVLESLGKPLVKDGKLVIKDENGEEVSTHDYVLSGKTQIVLSDESVTIPFSSITKIF is encoded by the coding sequence ATGGCAGATGGTATGACAGTAAATAGTACAACAGATTCTTATGGTAACCAATATACTCAAAGTATTACAAATGATCAACTAACAACAAATGATTTCTTAAAGCTTATGATTGAAGAGTTAAAGCTTCAAGATCCTACTAAGCCTATGGATTCAGCAAAAATGCTTTCAACTCAGATGCAAATGAGTACATTAAATGCAAATATGGAGATGATAAAATCTTTACAAGCAATTCAAACTGCATTTAATCAAAATTCACTTTCAACAGCAACTGGAATTATTGGAAAAAATATTGAAAATGGAAGTGTAAATGAAGATGGAGCTTTAAGAGCTTTTGCTGTTGATTCTATTGAGATAGTTGATGGTGAGATTATGGTGCAAGCTAGTGAATGGCAGTATCTTTATAACGGTATTGCTTTAAAAGATGGTGAAGAGTATAAAGCTGCAAATTATGATGAAGAAGGAAATCTTTATGATCATGAGGGAAATAAAACAGGACAAACTATAGTTTTAGAATCTTTGGGGAAACCTTTAGTAAAAGATGGCAAACTTGTAATTAAAGATGAGAATGGTGAAGAGGTTTCTACTCATGATTATGTTTTAAGTGGTAAAACTCAAATTGTATTATCTGATGAGAGTGTAACTATACCATTCTCATCAATTACTAAAATTTTCTAG
- a CDS encoding FliM/FliN family flagellar motor switch protein — translation MEISERVYDLLVDTEIVVDVMLGYTNISIGEFLKLTEGDIISLHKPAGSGGEIYVNSRIIGTGDIIVMDEKLAVRVQDAMDSDNVVRYFFEEHMI, via the coding sequence ATGGAAATAAGTGAAAGAGTTTATGATTTACTAGTTGATACAGAGATAGTTGTAGATGTTATGCTAGGATACACAAATATCTCTATTGGTGAATTTTTAAAGTTGACTGAAGGTGATATTATCTCACTTCACAAACCAGCTGGAAGCGGTGGTGAGATCTATGTAAACTCAAGAATTATTGGTACAGGTGATATAATCGTTATGGATGAGAAGCTTGCAGTTAGAGTTCAAGATGCAATGGATTCAGATAATGTTGTAAGATATTTCTTCGAAGAGCATATGATATAA
- a CDS encoding FliH/SctL family protein: MADSIFASAKIVSNSDNIKKFELNSFSKKSKSLDEKDLDSNLNEKEDLEKDLKVELVKEVPAIIDNSEVLNKIEPIFAEFSSLAQKIEAISQKILGIEGDIVSKNKELDSQVVKAIKDLKEQAIFFEKTATQVENKMLKTSLTIAKKIIGIELSQNSEKIAKQTISQLLEKVKGATKVRIHLNPKDYIVLKKELELENYIELVEDINVVAGGVVIASNIGNFDGNIEAKISSMLESLDLII; encoded by the coding sequence ATGGCAGATAGTATCTTTGCAAGTGCAAAAATAGTAAGTAATAGCGATAATATAAAAAAATTTGAGCTAAATAGTTTCTCTAAAAAAAGTAAATCTTTAGATGAGAAAGATTTGGATAGTAATTTAAATGAAAAAGAGGATTTAGAAAAAGATCTTAAAGTAGAATTAGTAAAAGAGGTTCCAGCAATAATAGACAATAGTGAAGTTTTGAATAAAATTGAACCAATTTTTGCAGAATTCTCATCTTTAGCTCAAAAAATAGAGGCAATTTCTCAAAAAATATTAGGAATTGAGGGAGATATTGTATCTAAAAATAAAGAGTTAGATTCTCAAGTTGTAAAAGCAATAAAAGATTTAAAAGAACAAGCAATTTTCTTTGAAAAAACAGCAACTCAAGTTGAAAATAAGATGCTAAAAACATCACTTACAATTGCAAAGAAAATTATTGGAATTGAACTTAGTCAAAATTCGGAAAAAATTGCAAAACAGACAATATCTCAACTTTTAGAAAAAGTTAAGGGTGCTACAAAAGTAAGAATTCATTTAAATCCAAAAGATTATATTGTTTTGAAAAAAGAGCTTGAACTTGAAAATTATATAGAGTTAGTTGAAGATATAAATGTTGTTGCTGGTGGTGTTGTAATTGCTAGTAATATTGGAAATTTTGATGGAAATATTGAAGCTAAAATATCTTCAATGTTGGAATCACTTGATTTAATAATATAA
- the fliG gene encoding flagellar motor switch protein FliG → MAINPYGEIDVLKGLSMIEKVARFFVLIGEESTVKIFQFLDKEYVEQISTAITQIQSINKEVSLAILEEFHLYTRTKGFISSGGYDFAKEILYKSIGQEAADEVLEKLSRMKLANQAFSYLDGVNPKQLSDFIKDESPHTIAVILSHMDPSKSADVLMELDEETRVKVSIQIATIKDVSPDVVRTISAVLERKLESLLSSIVDVGGVKVVADMLNKMGPKAIDILKNINGIDTSLANRIKDNMFVFEDLLNLDTEYIMKIIQGVESADVVVAMKNATEEQIRKVTSAMSQRVRDRFNEESEMLTKVKIKDIEAAQRRMLAVAQKMIEDGVIEREST, encoded by the coding sequence ATGGCAATTAATCCATACGGCGAAATTGATGTCTTAAAAGGTCTATCAATGATTGAAAAGGTTGCTAGGTTTTTTGTTCTTATTGGAGAAGAATCAACTGTAAAAATCTTTCAATTTTTAGATAAAGAGTATGTAGAACAAATTTCAACAGCAATTACTCAAATTCAATCAATAAATAAAGAGGTCTCTTTAGCAATTCTTGAAGAGTTCCATTTATACACAAGAACAAAAGGCTTTATAAGTTCAGGTGGTTACGATTTTGCAAAAGAAATTTTATATAAATCTATCGGGCAGGAAGCAGCAGATGAAGTTTTAGAAAAACTTTCTAGAATGAAATTAGCAAATCAAGCATTTTCATATCTTGATGGAGTTAATCCAAAACAGTTAAGCGATTTTATTAAAGATGAATCACCTCATACAATTGCAGTTATTCTATCTCATATGGATCCATCAAAATCAGCTGATGTTTTAATGGAATTAGATGAAGAAACAAGAGTAAAAGTAAGTATTCAAATAGCTACTATTAAAGATGTTTCTCCAGATGTTGTAAGAACTATTTCAGCAGTTCTAGAGAGAAAATTAGAATCTTTATTATCATCAATTGTAGATGTTGGTGGAGTTAAGGTTGTTGCTGATATGTTGAATAAAATGGGACCAAAAGCTATTGATATTCTTAAAAATATTAATGGTATTGATACATCTTTAGCAAATAGAATTAAAGATAATATGTTTGTATTTGAAGATTTATTAAATTTAGATACAGAGTACATTATGAAAATTATTCAAGGTGTTGAATCAGCTGATGTTGTAGTTGCTATGAAAAATGCTACAGAAGAGCAGATTAGAAAAGTTACAAGTGCAATGTCTCAAAGGGTTAGAGATAGATTTAATGAAGAGAGTGAAATGCTTACGAAAGTTAAAATTAAAGATATTGAAGCAGCGCAAAGAAGAATGTTGGCAGTTGCACAAAAAATGATTGAAGATGGTGTAATAGAAAGAGAGAGTACATAA
- the fliF gene encoding flagellar basal-body MS-ring/collar protein FliF, giving the protein MLDQLIKFINNFNKAQKMAIFGGIGLLALLIIGFLIFTTVKSKEKQYNYIIASNLTQADVMRATEELEGAGIDFIVTGSGSDLTLRTTQQFVNIAKIKLVTSEASSNKHVGWEIFEKSTIGTTNFENKVKYLRALEGELSRSLESLSSVLKADVKIAIPKETIFTEKRAQTTASAVITLKQGLFLTQKQIDGIKNFIASAVPELKNENIQLIDSEGNLLELSTEDINRQQSTVQTKFKDKVEEDYEKKIISLLEPVVGFGRVVAKVNVVLDFVKKDIEEEIYSPEGTIRSQQVIESTSDSTGLPNDMQVVGVDNNIQPPQIASDGNKLSSSSESSNTVTNYEISRKIISQKDSNFSNIRRVTASVTFDSTVLENHPQKDVFLANLQSLVEDAIGFDKNRGDKVSVKDFKFLTLKSYDANGQAIDEFGNVIGGQNEYFDASTIKTILDEYKDYIQYLIIGIILFIFYRRFVSNSELVILGEGKKEELSIDDEDLVKDMLAGLDDELDQNTAQGRLKSKVKSQILNNIDGLDEESAAKYEVFIEELDREINNNPADIARMIELLLSEGNVNFK; this is encoded by the coding sequence TTGCTAGATCAACTGATAAAATTTATAAATAACTTTAATAAAGCTCAAAAAATGGCCATTTTTGGTGGAATAGGTTTGTTGGCACTTTTGATTATAGGTTTTTTAATATTTACAACTGTAAAAAGTAAAGAGAAACAATACAACTATATTATAGCTTCAAACCTTACTCAAGCAGATGTTATGAGAGCAACTGAGGAGCTTGAGGGTGCTGGAATTGATTTTATAGTAACAGGTTCTGGAAGTGATTTAACTTTAAGAACAACCCAACAGTTTGTAAATATTGCAAAAATAAAATTAGTAACTAGTGAAGCATCTTCAAATAAACATGTTGGTTGGGAGATTTTTGAGAAATCAACTATTGGAACTACTAATTTTGAGAATAAAGTTAAATATTTAAGAGCATTAGAGGGAGAACTAAGCCGTAGTTTAGAGTCACTTTCAAGTGTTTTAAAAGCTGATGTAAAAATTGCAATTCCAAAAGAGACAATATTTACTGAAAAAAGAGCACAAACAACTGCTTCGGCTGTTATTACTTTAAAGCAAGGTCTATTTTTAACACAAAAACAAATTGATGGTATTAAAAACTTTATAGCTTCAGCTGTTCCTGAATTAAAAAATGAAAATATACAATTAATTGATAGTGAGGGTAATTTACTCGAGCTTAGCACTGAAGATATAAATAGACAACAATCAACTGTTCAAACAAAGTTTAAAGATAAAGTTGAAGAGGATTATGAGAAAAAGATTATATCTTTACTTGAGCCTGTTGTTGGATTTGGAAGAGTTGTTGCTAAAGTTAATGTTGTTTTAGATTTTGTAAAAAAAGATATTGAAGAGGAGATTTATAGTCCAGAAGGAACTATTAGATCTCAACAAGTAATTGAAAGTACAAGTGATTCGACTGGTTTGCCAAATGATATGCAAGTTGTTGGAGTTGATAATAATATTCAACCACCACAAATTGCAAGTGATGGAAACAAACTCTCTTCTAGTAGCGAAAGCTCAAATACAGTTACAAATTATGAGATATCTAGAAAAATAATATCTCAAAAAGATTCAAATTTTTCAAATATAAGAAGAGTTACAGCATCTGTTACTTTTGATTCAACTGTATTAGAAAATCATCCTCAAAAAGATGTTTTCTTGGCTAATCTTCAATCTTTAGTCGAAGATGCAATTGGATTTGATAAAAATAGAGGAGATAAAGTATCTGTAAAAGATTTTAAGTTTTTAACTCTTAAATCTTATGATGCAAATGGTCAAGCTATTGATGAATTTGGAAATGTAATAGGTGGTCAAAATGAGTATTTTGATGCATCTACAATAAAGACAATATTGGATGAGTATAAAGATTACATTCAATATTTAATAATAGGAATAATACTATTTATATTTTATAGAAGATTTGTATCAAATAGTGAATTAGTAATTTTAGGTGAAGGTAAAAAAGAGGAACTAAGTATTGATGATGAAGATTTAGTAAAAGATATGCTTGCTGGACTTGATGATGAACTTGATCAAAATACAGCTCAAGGAAGATTAAAATCAAAAGTAAAAAGTCAAATCTTAAATAATATTGATGGACTTGATGAAGAGTCTGCAGCAAAATATGAGGTGTTTATTGAAGAGCTAGATAGAGAGATAAACAATAACCCAGCTGATATAGCAAGAATGATAGAGTTGCTATTAAGCGAAGGTAATGTAAATTTTAAATAA